agcagtttctttcttcgTTAAtagtaatcatagcatacagaggggaatcccacatcaattgtctattatagtgattgatttaaaagactgcctttttttctcttttgctataTATTTACAAGaacaggatggagaaaaatttgccttcctgGTTCCTGCTTATTATAATAATCTATTGAAAGATACCAGTGGAAAATTCTTCCTGAAAAAATGTTTAATAGCCCCACCTTGTGTCAGCATTTTGTACAACAGCCATGAGAACTAAATCATAGTTTCCTCAATCTAAAAATTATCATTATATGAATGATATCTTACTGGATGTTTCAGATGCAGATTCCTTAGGAAAAATGTTTGATGAAGTAAAGAGAATTTTGCCTTGCTAGAGATtacaaatcgctcctgaaaaaatacaaagaagagattcTATCTAGGATAAAAGATAGGTTTACAGAGAATTCAAccacagaaagtacaaatcaggaGAGATCAATTATGAACCCTTCATGATCTTCAGAAGTTGCTGGAGATGTTAACTGGCTACAGCCCATAATTGGATTAATTATACAAGAGAtaacttatttaaaatgttataaggTGATAAGGTCTTAAATAATCCAAGATTATCATCtgaggctgagagagaattggctttggtaGAAAAAAGATcacaggatgcacatgtggatcATCTGGATCCAGACCTTGATTGTACCCCAGTCGTTCTATCTTCTACTCACTTTTATAAAGAAATTctctttttttgctgtttttttttttttaggacagggtttctctgtgtagctttggaacctgtcctggcactcactctgtagccttgacctcaccaagatccacctgcctctgcctcccaatgctgggattaaaagcgtgcaccaccactgcctggctataaaGGAATTCTtaagcagagagaagataatGTTTTAGAGTAGATATTTTTAGCacacagattaaagaaataaagacctatggccaggtggtggtgatgcacacctttagtcccagcccccaggaggcagaggcaggaggatttctgtgagcttgaggccagcctggtctacaaaagctagtcccaggacaggatccaaagctacattgaaactctgtgtcaaaaaacaaaaaaccaaaaacaacaacaacaacaacaaaaaagcaagaaaaagaaatagggaCCTATAATATAGACAGTTTCTGAATTGATTCTGCAAGGAAAAATgggacttcatcaattagcaggaaCAGACCCAGCTGACAATCTGGTACCTTTTACTCATGGTGAAATTGCCTCAGTATGGGCAGAACCCTGACTTGCAGTAATTGCTTTGGGAgggattaacaacaaatatccccAAAACAGGAgacttcagtttataaaaagaTCTAATTGGATTTGCCTTCATATAAAGAAAGGACACCAATTcctggagcccctacattctatactgatgcagaTAAATCAGGAAAGACAGATTATGTCAAGTGCAGCCCCAAGTCCCCTCACACTGAGGTCACAGTCACCTGAACTTTCCCCTCAGAAAGCTCCCCATTCTCCCCTCATCTTCCTTCCGTCTTTATCGTGTGATCTTATATTTTGTATGtatcttttattcattcatcataTACTtattgtgtatgaatgtttgctgTGGTTGGCACTGGAATCCATCATCCCTCACAAGACGAAGATAGCAGAATCATGACACTGATCATCACCTTATTGGTCTTCAGACATCTCTGCTAAGGCTCCTGGAGCTCCTGACTGGATGTCACAAAGCTAGAAGAGAAAACTGTAGAGGCCAGAACATGGGGCAGAGGATGAAGGAATTTCCATCTCCAGCATTCCCCacaatcttttcattttaaattatgaattttGCATCTATGAGTGTTTTCTTGCTAGTAGTGTTTGCACCATGAATCTGCATGGTGTCCACAGGGCCATTGAATGTCATCGAACAGGAGTTAAGAATGGTTATGAGTcatcaggtgggtgctgggatctgaacctgggtcctctgcaagagcagcaagtgctctcaagccctgagccatctcttcagtccctggaTCAAgttttttaataaacataaatcTAAAGTAGACTCAGCCTGAAAATCCTTGAGTCTCCACTGGAGGGAGCACCAGGATtcccagaggcagagagggagaggggacctTGGGCAGAACACAAACCAGATCTGAGATCAGACCCTGTGGAtccctcctctctgcccatcCTACAACCCGGGTTAGATTCTGATAGATGGAAAGAGGAGAGAACCTCCTGGGAGGGGCCTGaagggaggcaggagctcaggagactgaagctcatgttctcatcccACAGTCTCCTGAGTGTAGGGGCCTAGTTGGGCCTTGAGAGGACAGGAATGGAAAACACCTCTTACTGCTGTCACTCAGGGACCCCACAGGATAATGAGGCAGGCACCACTCACAGGAGCAAGAACAGGCCTAGTCCTCCATACTAactaaaaagacaagaaataaagACAGGGGAAAGAGCCACAGCCAGGACAGCAACCCTGACTGTCACAGCAGCCCTGGAGGCTCATAATCCCGGAGACAGGACAAGGCTCTGGCCATCCCAGTCTCCCTGTGATCACAGATGTCAGCATTTGGTTTTAAGTGATGAAGAAAACTGAGCCAGGAGGTGACAGAGTTGAGGAGTGACCTTGTCAAAGCCAACAATGCACAGCCCTGTTCTCACTCAGCTCCCACAGCCTCATCCTGTCCCACCAGATGCACAGAACACAGATTCTGGGAGGTTCTCCACGCTGCCATTTATTTCCTCCACAAACTCTATCTCAATTATTTAATTTAGCTGCCAAACAACCTGTCAGATCAGGACATTAACAAGTTCGCGTTTAGATTCTTATTTTCAGTGGAAGTCATGGAGGTGACAGGATGGAGATTCCCCTCCTGTCTGCAGGAACAGGAAGGTTGGCTGTGGAAGGGAACAGGCAGTGCAGGGATAGGGACAGGTGTTCagggtgggctgggctctccagTTCTTCACATTGAGCCCATGGGATCACAGGGAACATCAGACACTATTGCTGAGGGTGAACTGAGGGCTCTGGATGTCACAGGAGAGACCTGGACACATCGTCTGTCACTCCATCCACACCAGGCAGCTGTCTTCACGCTACAGAACAAGAGTCATGAACAATCACTGTGAAGACAACATCCCAACAACCCACCACTTACTTAAACATGATTCTGGGAGTTCTGAAATCCAATCATGTCCAATTTGTTCCTCCCCAAATCAGTCCCAAGAGTTTCACCTTTACAGTCTGGGAGAGACACATCAGAGCTCTGGTCACTGTCCCTGTCTAgggtaaaaatatatgtattcatgAGAAGATAAAAACTTGATCCCTAGAAGATTTGCTGGAGGAGCTTATTATGTGTTACCAGAGCTCCCCAAATATGCCAGCGTCACCCCACAGGCCTCAGGGACAATCTTGCCAACCACTCTTACCTGAAGCTGGAGCATAGTTTCCTACTTTTCCACCTGTGAGAAGAAAAGCTGTGAGAGACCAGGGAAGACCCCAACCCTTGGAAGTTTCCAGAACTGACAGCAGACCCAGGGTAGAGCAATGAGGGGTGTGGACATGTTTTCCATTAATGAAGCACAGACTCTTCTAAAAGGGGCTGAGAGAGAACTCAGACCCTGCCCTTTCCTACCtgtgtttctcctcctcttcatcaccacagccaccacagctcCAATGATCACAGCTCCAAGGAGAACCAGACCAGCAATGACTGCCATGATGGGGACCGTGGACTGAGGAGActctgggaaaggaaggaaagggagggaaggtgaGGGTCATGACCTCAGCTCTCACCCCTGACGCTGCTCAGGGTCTATAGAAGGCTCCAGCTTTCCCTGACCCCAGCTCTGCACCCACTCCCTCCTTACCCCATCTCAGGGTGAGGGGCTGCCTAAGCCCCTCATGGTACACatggcatgtgtatttgtgctccTCCCCAGAAGGCACCACCAGAGATGCCcacttctggaaggttccatcTCCAGAAGGTCTGGTCTCCACCAGCTCCATGTCCTgagtctgttcctcctcctccctctgccagcTCAGGGTGATGTCAGCAGGATAGAAGCCCAGGGCCCAGCACCTCAGGGTGACATCACCTTTAGGTCCAGGATGATGGGTCACGTGTGCCTTTGGGGGGTCTGTGTGGAAGATTTAAGAAATCCCACAATTAACAAGATAAACTGAAATCTgcaaagaaaaagttaaatcaataATGACACTGAACTATGTGACTGAACACTTCTGTCATCACACAGTGACCTGCAGGTAGAGCTGGTCCCCTCATCACAGAACTACAGAGTTTCCTGGAGAACCCAGAAGCTAAGAGGGAATCCACATGAGCCAGCAGGTCAACATGGTCTTCTTATGTGATGTTCTATAGCATAAGTTAGGTAGTAAACAAATGGAGGAATGGAAAATAATTGATTTATACATGTGATTAAACTCAtatcaaaataagaaattaagaGGCACGGGCTACACAAAAGGTGCCACCAACTTCTGCTGCCACCATTGAGGCACAACCACTGTGATCAATTGCTGACCATTTTTATTGTCCATCCAAGTGAACAGCCATCACCACAGTGAGCAGCAAAATGTGGTGAAACTCTGATACTCAGCCAGAGAAAATAAGTCCCCTAGCCCTGCCTCTTGTCGGGGAAAGATACCAGGTATTGCCAggcggtgttggcgcacgcctttaatcccagcactcgggaggcagaggcaggcggatctctatgagttcgaggccagcctggtctacaagagctagttccaggacaggctccaaagctacagagaaactctgtctcgaaaaaaaaaagatagcaggTATTGTCACCCAGGATCCCTGAAGTGTGCTGTGGAGCCCAGTGCAGCACTCATGGGACACAGCGGTGCTCACAGGGTGTGTGGATCTTCCCTGTCACTCCAGTCCTGGAGgtgcagaagaccctgtctctgagGAAGTTCAATTCCTAATCCACTAGGGCAACACTGTAACTTGTTGGGGCTGAAGGAGAGCAGGGGCTCTGGATGGCTAATCTGGCAGAAAATAATCTAAACTCCCAGGAATCTTTCTCATTTAAAGGGGACCCTGATTTAACTTATCTAATTCTCCAGAATGTCAGTCCCCATGGCACCTGTGGAGACTGATACACATGATAACACAGGGGAGGGAGAAACAGTATCACCCCAGTGAGGAAGAAAAACTCACTAAAAGCAAAatgacaacttaaaaaaaaaaagaattaaagaaagaactCCCCCCTTTTAGTATTTGTCCAGGGCACCCCGTAAGTTCCCACGAGACCATTTTAGAAAGAGATAGAATTGGGGTGTGGGAAGGATGCAAACCTCACACACAGGAATCTGGGAGGATGTATTctttggaaagttctagaaactgGGAAAGCAGCCTAGGGTAGGGGAGTCCATGTCTCCCATCAGGTAAAGGAGACTTCAATCCTGGTGTGTAAGGCTGACACACTCAGATGACAGGACTCGGTGTCCACAGACACTGGGTGTGGGCAGAGAACCCGGCCTGGGAGAAGCCATGGCTGACAGGGGCTGCAGACTGAAGGAGCCACAGTTGGTGATGTCGggatcctctctccctcctgagaCAGATGTGGAACTGTCCAGGGAGAAGGCTGAGCCCTGGGAGGTCAGTGCAGTCCCTGCCATGCTGGATCAGGAGACCCAGGGACCCTGTCTGTCCACAGAGACAGGGGCATGACCCCAGTGAGGGTTTCCTGTTCCTCAGGACTGAGCCCAGCTcgagggcagagggaggagttGCCTGCGGCCCCGCACCTGAGCGCTGCAGTGTGTCCTTTCCGTTCTCCAGGTGTCTGAGCAGAGACTCCACACACCGGCTCTCCAGGTAAGCCCTGTATCTCTCTGCAGCACCGGTCTGCTCCCACTTGCGCCGGGTGATCTGCGCCGCCGTGTCTGCCGCCGTCCATGTCGTCAGGTCCTCGTTCAGGGCGATGTAATCGCGGCCATCGTAGGCTTCCTGACGGTACCCACCGAGGAGGCGCCCGTCTGACCCCACGTCACAGCCAGACATCCCCTGGATGGTGTGAGAGCCTGCGAGGACCCCAGGTCAGCCCGGCCCATCTGCCCCGTCCGGGTCACCCACGCCTGCAGCCCCACCCACCCGCGGACTCCAAACTGAAAGGGAACCAGGTCCGGTCCCCGTTCTCCTCCCCGAACTTCGGACCTGGGATCCCGGGCCACTCTGGGGCGATGCGGAGGGATCGTGATCTCTGACCGCGGTCACTCACCTCCCTCGCTCTGGTTGTAGTAGCCGAGCGCGGTCCTCAGGTTCACCCGAAAAGTCTGCTGGTTGCTCCTGGCGATCTGTGTCTCCCTCTCCCAATACTCCGGCCCCTCCTGCTCCACCCACCGCGCCCGCGGCTCCATCCTCGGAGTCTCCGCGTCGCTGTCGTAGCGCACGAACTGCGTGTCGTCCACGTAGCCGACAGAGATGAACCGGGGCTCCCCGAGGCCGGGCCGGGACACGGCGGTGTGGAAATACCGCAGCGAGTGCGAGCCTGGGGGAGGCGCACGGTGAGACCCCGACCCTGCTCCCGGGACCCCGGGCAGGAGAGCGGGCCGGGAGGGGAGCAGGGCGCGGGTCTCGGGACGCGGGTGGGGAAGGGACGGGAGGGTCCGGCTGGGCCACACGGGGACGCGGCTTCCCCGGTGCCGCCCCCGCCCTCCCCGCAGACCCCGTTTCCCTTCCGACCCCGCACTCACCCGCGCGGGTCTGGGTCGGGGCCAGGGCGGCcgccagcagcaggagcagcgtGCGGGGCGCCATCTGCCCCATC
The nucleotide sequence above comes from Microtus pennsylvanicus isolate mMicPen1 chromosome 7, mMicPen1.hap1, whole genome shotgun sequence. Encoded proteins:
- the LOC142854165 gene encoding H-2 class I histocompatibility antigen, Q10 alpha chain-like isoform X3, with the translated sequence MGQMAPRTLLLLLAAALAPTQTRAGSHSLRYFHTAVSRPGLGEPRFISVGYVDDTQFVRYDSDAETPRMEPRARWVEQEGPEYWERETQIARSNQQTFRVNLRTALGYYNQSEGGSHTIQGMSGCDVGSDGRLLGGYRQEAYDGRDYIALNEDLTTWTAADTAAQITRRKWEQTGAAERYRAYLESRCVESLLRHLENGKDTLQRSDPPKAHVTHHPGPKGDVTLRCWALGFYPADITLSWQREEEEQTQDMELVETRPSGDGTFQKWASLVVPSGEEHKYTCHVYHEGLRQPLTLRWESPQSTVPIMAVIAGLVLLGAVIIGAVVAVVMKRRRNTGGKVGNYAPASA
- the LOC142854165 gene encoding H-2 class I histocompatibility antigen, Q10 alpha chain-like isoform X1, whose product is MGQMAPRTLLLLLAAALAPTQTRAGSHSLRYFHTAVSRPGLGEPRFISVGYVDDTQFVRYDSDAETPRMEPRARWVEQEGPEYWERETQIARSNQQTFRVNLRTALGYYNQSEGGSHTIQGMSGCDVGSDGRLLGGYRQEAYDGRDYIALNEDLTTWTAADTAAQITRRKWEQTGAAERYRAYLESRCVESLLRHLENGKDTLQRSDPPKAHVTHHPGPKGDVTLRCWALGFYPADITLSWQREEEEQTQDMELVETRPSGDGTFQKWASLVVPSGEEHKYTCHVYHEGLRQPLTLRWESPQSTVPIMAVIAGLVLLGAVIIGAVVAVVMKRRRNTGGKVGNYAPASDRDSDQSSDVSLPDCKA
- the LOC142854165 gene encoding H-2 class I histocompatibility antigen, Q10 alpha chain-like isoform X2, giving the protein MGQMAPRTLLLLLAAALAPTQTRAGSHSLRYFHTAVSRPGLGEPRFISVGYVDDTQFVRYDSDAETPRMEPRARWVEQEGPEYWERETQIARSNQQTFRVNLRTALGYYNQSEGGSHTIQGMSGCDVGSDGRLLGGYRQEAYDGRDYIALNEDLTTWTAADTAAQITRRKWEQTGAAERYRAYLESRCVESLLRHLENGKDTLQRSDPPKAHVTHHPGPKGDVTLRCWALGFYPADITLSWQREEEEQTQDMELVETRPSGDGTFQKWASLVVPSGEEHKYTCHVYHEGLRQPLTLRWESPQSTVPIMAVIAGLVLLGAVIIGAVVAVVMKRRRNTGGKVGNYAPASDRDSDQSSDVSLPDCKA
- the LOC142854165 gene encoding H-2 class I histocompatibility antigen, Q10 alpha chain-like isoform X4, with product MGQMAPRTLLLLLAAALAPTQTRAGSHSLRYFHTAVSRPGLGEPRFISVGYVDDTQFVRYDSDAETPRMEPRARWVEQEGPEYWERETQIARSNQQTFRVNLRTALGYYNQSEGGSHTIQGMSGCDVGSDGRLLGGYRQEAYDGRDYIALNEDLTTWTAADTAAQITRRKWEQTGAAERYRAYLESRCVESLLRHLENGKDTLQRSDPPKAHVTHHPGPKGDVTLRCWALGFYPADITLSWQREEEEQTQDMELVETRPSGDGTFQKWASLVVPSGEEHKYTCHVYHEGLRQPLTLRWESPQSTVPIMAVIAGLVLLGAVIIGAVVAVVMKRRRNTGGKVGNYAPASA